One window of uncultured Erythrobacter sp. genomic DNA carries:
- the fusA gene encoding elongation factor G yields MARDYPLERYRNIGIMAHIDAGKTTTTERILYYTGKSYKIGEVHDGAATMDWMEQEQERGITITSAATTCFWNPEDATKDPRSDPKELRKTPEHRINIIDTPGHVDFTIEVERSLRVLDGAVACFDGVAGVEPQSETVWRQADKYKVPRMCFINKLDRTGADFKYCVNSIIERLGATPAVLYLPIGIEASLTGLVDLVNQRSITWKNEDLGAEYVYGDIPADMADEAAEYREKLIELAVEQDDDVMEAYLEGEEPDAVTLKKLIRKGTLNQSFVPVLCGSAFKNKGVQPLLDAVVDYMPSPLDVDAIKGVKPDSDEEDSRASADDVPFSALAFKVMNDPFVGSLTFTRIYSGHLAKGTVLNSVKDKKEKIGRILEMHSNDRKDIEEAWAGDIVALAGMKATTTGDTLCDPANPIILERMEFPDPVIELSVEPKTKADQEKMGVALNRLAAEDPSFRVTTDHESGQTIIKGMGELHLDILVDRMKREFKVEANVGAPQVAYRESLGREINVDYTHKKQSGGTGQFARAKATFTPGERGQGIVFEDSIKGGNIPKEYIPSLEKGIREQADSGYLIGFPIIDFTVHLTDGAYHDVDSSTVAFEICGKGAMREAAERGGIKLLEPVMKVEVVTPEDYLGDVIGDLNSRRGQIQGTDSRGNAQAVEAMVPLANMFGYVNELRSFSQGRAQYTMQFSHYDEVPQAVAQEVKEKLA; encoded by the coding sequence ATGGCCCGCGATTATCCGCTGGAGCGTTATCGTAACATCGGCATCATGGCTCACATCGATGCCGGTAAAACCACGACTACCGAGCGTATCCTCTATTACACCGGCAAGTCCTACAAGATCGGCGAAGTGCATGATGGCGCGGCGACGATGGACTGGATGGAGCAGGAGCAGGAACGCGGCATCACCATTACGTCGGCTGCGACCACGTGCTTCTGGAACCCGGAAGACGCGACGAAGGATCCCCGGAGCGATCCCAAGGAGCTGCGCAAGACGCCGGAACACCGGATCAATATCATCGATACGCCGGGCCACGTTGACTTCACCATTGAAGTCGAACGTTCGCTGCGCGTGCTCGACGGCGCGGTCGCCTGCTTTGACGGAGTTGCCGGGGTCGAACCCCAGTCCGAAACCGTGTGGCGCCAGGCCGACAAGTACAAAGTTCCGCGGATGTGCTTCATCAACAAGCTCGACCGCACCGGCGCAGACTTCAAATACTGCGTGAACTCGATCATCGAGCGTCTCGGTGCAACTCCGGCTGTCCTGTATCTGCCGATCGGCATCGAAGCGAGCCTGACGGGTCTGGTCGATCTGGTGAACCAGCGTTCGATCACCTGGAAGAACGAAGATCTCGGCGCGGAATATGTCTACGGCGATATCCCTGCTGACATGGCCGATGAAGCCGCTGAGTACCGCGAGAAACTGATCGAGCTTGCTGTCGAGCAAGACGACGACGTTATGGAAGCGTATCTCGAAGGCGAAGAGCCTGATGCTGTCACGCTCAAGAAGCTGATCCGCAAGGGCACGCTCAACCAGAGCTTCGTTCCTGTCCTGTGTGGCTCGGCGTTCAAGAACAAGGGTGTTCAGCCCCTGCTCGACGCTGTTGTCGACTACATGCCGAGCCCGCTCGACGTGGACGCGATTAAGGGTGTTAAGCCAGACAGCGACGAAGAAGATTCGCGCGCATCTGCCGATGACGTGCCGTTCTCGGCGCTCGCGTTCAAGGTCATGAACGATCCGTTCGTCGGCTCGCTCACGTTCACGCGCATCTATTCTGGTCATTTGGCGAAGGGCACTGTCCTGAACTCGGTCAAAGACAAGAAGGAAAAGATCGGGCGTATCCTCGAAATGCACTCCAATGACCGTAAGGACATCGAAGAAGCATGGGCGGGAGACATCGTTGCACTGGCCGGAATGAAGGCGACCACCACTGGTGACACGCTTTGTGACCCAGCCAATCCGATCATCCTTGAGCGGATGGAATTCCCCGATCCCGTGATCGAGCTTTCCGTTGAGCCCAAGACCAAGGCTGACCAGGAAAAGATGGGCGTTGCGCTTAATCGTCTTGCTGCCGAGGATCCCAGCTTCCGCGTCACAACCGATCACGAAAGCGGTCAGACGATCATCAAGGGTATGGGCGAGCTTCACCTCGACATTCTCGTCGATCGTATGAAGCGCGAGTTCAAGGTCGAAGCGAATGTCGGTGCGCCGCAGGTGGCTTACCGTGAATCGCTCGGCCGTGAGATCAACGTCGATTACACCCATAAGAAGCAGTCGGGCGGTACCGGGCAATTTGCCCGCGCCAAGGCGACCTTCACTCCGGGTGAGCGCGGTCAGGGCATCGTGTTCGAAGACAGCATCAAGGGCGGTAACATTCCGAAGGAATATATCCCGTCGCTTGAAAAGGGTATTCGTGAGCAGGCCGACAGCGGCTATCTCATCGGCTTCCCGATTATCGACTTCACGGTCCACCTGACCGATGGTGCTTACCACGATGTCGACTCGTCCACCGTGGCGTTCGAAATCTGCGGTAAAGGCGCCATGCGTGAAGCGGCTGAACGTGGCGGTATCAAGCTGCTGGAGCCGGTGATGAAGGTTGAAGTTGTGACCCCCGAGGACTATCTCGGCGACGTCATCGGCGACCTTAACAGCCGTCGTGGCCAGATCCAGGGCACAGACTCCCGGGGCAATGCCCAGGCGGTCGAAGCCATGGTCCCGCTCGCGAATATGTTCGGTTACGTGAATGAGCTTCGCTCGTTCAGTCAGGGCCGCGCACAATACACGATGCAGTTCTCGCATTACGACGAAGTGCCGCAGGCAGTGGCGCAAGAGGTCAAGGAGAAGCTTGCCTAA
- the rpsG gene encoding 30S ribosomal protein S7, whose product MSRRRRPEKRVILPDPKFGDQVLSKFMNNLMLDGKKAVAEGIVYSALETVEAKAKSDPVQLFHDALGNVAPQVEVRSRRVGGATYQVPVEVRPERAQALAIRWLIGAARGRPETTMSARLSGELMDAANNRGNAVKKREDTHRMADANRAFSHYRW is encoded by the coding sequence ATGTCACGTCGTCGTCGTCCCGAGAAACGGGTCATTCTGCCCGATCCCAAGTTTGGTGATCAGGTTCTTTCGAAGTTCATGAACAACCTGATGCTCGACGGTAAGAAAGCCGTTGCAGAAGGTATCGTTTACAGCGCGCTTGAAACGGTTGAGGCCAAGGCCAAGTCCGATCCGGTTCAGCTGTTCCACGATGCGCTGGGCAATGTTGCTCCGCAGGTCGAGGTCCGCAGCCGCCGTGTTGGTGGTGCGACCTATCAGGTGCCGGTCGAGGTTCGCCCCGAGCGTGCTCAGGCGCTGGCTATTCGCTGGCTCATCGGTGCGGCTCGCGGCCGTCCTGAAACGACCATGAGCGCACGCCTTTCGGGTGAGCTGATGGATGCGGCCAACAATCGCGGCAACGCTGTGAAGAAGCGTGAAGACACGCACCGCATGGCTGACGCGAACCGCGCGTTCTCGCACTACCGCTGGTAA
- the rpsL gene encoding 30S ribosomal protein S12, with product MPTINQLVRKGRTPQKAKSKVPAMEQNPQKRGVCTRVYTTTPKKPNSALRKVAKVRLTNSREVISYIPGEGHNLQEHSVVLIRGGRVRDLPGVRYHVLRGVLDTQGVKDRKQSRSKYGAKRPK from the coding sequence ATGCCGACGATCAACCAGCTGGTCCGCAAGGGCCGCACTCCGCAGAAGGCCAAGTCCAAGGTCCCTGCGATGGAGCAGAACCCGCAGAAGCGCGGTGTTTGCACGCGCGTCTATACGACGACCCCGAAGAAGCCGAACTCCGCACTTCGTAAAGTCGCCAAGGTGCGTCTGACGAACAGCCGCGAAGTCATCTCCTACATTCCGGGCGAAGGCCACAACCTGCAGGAGCACTCGGTTGTGCTCATCCGCGGCGGCCGTGTTCGCGACCTTCCCGGCGTCCGCTACCACGTCCTTCGCGGCGTGCTGGATACGCAGGGTGTCAAGGACCGCAAGCAGTCCCGCTCGAAGTACGGCGCCAAGCGTCCGAAGTAA